A single genomic interval of Marmota flaviventris isolate mMarFla1 chromosome 14, mMarFla1.hap1, whole genome shotgun sequence harbors:
- the LOC114083077 gene encoding uncharacterized protein isoform X4, whose product MAQDSYSDCVCVCVCVCVFVLMGTVPLCFDSSVLAQGIFLFVTISILNPPFLVPTQGENDQNTEEPFRVQSLVPYRQDQLRNELLPDMCGRNLHFSSNMGLISWDFIPTQQVLDLLFPSASPSFPGTWVDFYTEASHQPPGSLSLQLLLLLSMWLLLGGLNLEHQAHHLPAQTDDGKSSQAEPESQADWATSSVPVTAPKPTPEPEPSPWEGAEPESRTSGVSTRNSSQPQYNKRVGGSCLIHVYLENERTTKYKSILVTCQDSVPVIIRRALDAHLLQQEDPENFELLQIVSNHQKLRIPADGNVYYALDGRVDYNFLLRETAASKWIKVKPKEFLEPSMAVASRIPAAVSSSSAVAAGPLPQATQSNERCMRKVTSSSSSLLHSSEQVEDSRLVHVLQEGQSPRETKRILVTCQERVTSLIRRALDQNLLQHEDVDNFELLRMMSLHENK is encoded by the exons ATGGCCCAGGACTCCTATTCTgactgcgtgtgtgtgtgtgtgtgtgtgtgtgtgtttgtactgaTGGGAACTGTCCCATTGTGCTTTGACTCTAGTGTATTGGCACAAGGCATTTTTCTGTTTGTCACCATTTCCATTTTGAACCCACCATTCTTGGTCCCAACCCAGGGTGAAAATGATCAGAACACGGAGGAGCCCTTCAGGGTACAGAGCCTTGTACCTTACAGGCAGGACCAGCTTAGGAATGAGCTCCTGCCTGACATGTGTGGGAGGAACCTACATTTCAGCAGCAACATGGGGTTAATCTCCTGGGATTTCATCCCCACCCAGCAGGTGCTGGATCTCTTGTTCCCAAG TGCCTCACCTTCCTTCCCGGGGACCTGGGTGGACTTCTACACCGAGGCTTCCCATCAGCCTCCGGGCTCTCTGAgtctgcagctgctgctgctgctatccATGTGGCTCCTTCTGGGTGGCTTGAACCTGGAGCACCAAGCCCACCACCTGCCGGCCCAGACTGACGATGGCAAATCAAGCCAGGCAGAGCCTGAGAGCCAGGCGGACTGGG CTACAAGCTCAGTTCCTGTCACGGCTCCTAAGCCAACCCCAGAGCCAGAGCCTTCTCCCtgggaaggggcagagccagAGTCCAGGACATCAGGGGTCTCCACTAGGAACTCCTCACAGCCCCAGTACAACAAGCGGGTGGGTGGCAGCTGCCTCATTCACGTCTACCTGGAAAACGAAAGGACAACAAAGTATAAGAGCATCCTG GTGACCTGCCAGGACAGTGTTCCAGTCATTATCCGCAGGGCCCTAGATGCACACTTGCTCCAGCAGGAGGATCCAGAAAACTTTGAGCTTCTGCAAATTGTCTCGAACCATCAGA AGCTGAGGATCCCTGCTGATGGGAACGTATATTACGCCCTGGATGGCAGAGTGGATTATAACTTTCTTCTTCGGGAAACAGCTGCCAGCAAGTGGATCAAGGTCAAGCCAAAGGAG TTCTTGGAGCCTTCTATGGCAGTGGCATCCAGGATCCCAGCAGCTGTGAGCAGCAGCTCTGCAGTGGCTGCAGGACCATTGCCCCAGGCCACCCAAAGCAATGAGCGCTGCATGAGAAAAGTCACCAGTAGCAGCTCCTCACTGCTTCACTCCAGCGAGCAGGTGGAAGACAGCCGCTTGGTTCACGTCCTCCAAGAGGGACAGAGCCCGAGGGAGACAAAGCGCATCCTG